From Elephas maximus indicus isolate mEleMax1 chromosome 1, mEleMax1 primary haplotype, whole genome shotgun sequence, a single genomic window includes:
- the VARS1 gene encoding valine--tRNA ligase isoform X2, protein MSILYVSPHPDAFPSLRALIAARYGEAGEGPGWGGAHPRICLQPPPTSRTPFPPPRLPALEQGPGGLWVWGATAVAQLLWPAGLGGPGGSQAAVLVQQWVSYADTELIPAACGATLPALGLRSSAQDPQAALGALGRALSPLEEWLRLHTYLAGEAPTLADLAAVTALLLPFRYVLDPSARRIWGNVTRWFITCVQQPEFRAVLGEVVLYSGARPLSQQTGPEAPAPPKTAAQLKKEAKKREKLEKFQQKQKIQQQPPSGEKKPKPEKKEKRDPGVITYDIPTPPGEKKDVSGTMPDSYSPQYVEAAWYPWWEQQGFFKPEYGRSSVSAPNPQGVFMMCIPPPNVTGSLHLGHALTNAIQDSLTRWHRMRGETTLWNPGCDHAGIATQVVVEKKLWHEQGLSRHQLGRQAFLQEVWKWKEEKGDRIYHQLKKLGSSLDWDRACFTMDPKLSAAVTEAFVRLHEEGVIYRSTRLVNWSCTLNSAISDIEVDKKELPGRTLLSVPGYKEKVEFGVLVSFAYKVQGSDNGEEVVVATTRIETMLGDVAVAVHPKDPRYQHLKGKSVVHPFLSRSLPIIFDDFVDMEFGTGAVKITPAHDQNDYDVGQRHGLEAISIMDSRGALINVPPPFLGLPRFEARKAVLASLKEQGLFRDIKDNPMVVPLCNRSKDVVEPLLRPQWYVRCGEMAQAASAAVTRGDLRILPEAHQRTWHAWMDNIRDWCISRQLWWGHRIPAYFITIDDPAVPPGEDPDERYWVSGRNEGEALEKAAKEFGMSPDKISLQQDEDVLDTWFSSGLFPFSILGWPNQSEDLSVFYPGTLLETGHDILFFWVARMVMLGLKLTGRLPFREVYLHAIVRDAHGRKMSKSLGNVIDPLDVILGVSLQGLHDQLLNSNLDPSEVEKAKEGQKADFPAGIPECGTDALRFGLCAYTSQGRDINLDVNRILGYRHFCNKLWNATKFSLRGLGKDFVPSPTSEPGGHESLVDRWIRSRLTEAVRLSNQGFQAYDFPAVTTAQYSFWLYELCDVYLECLKPVLNGADQVAVDCARQTLYTCLDVGLRLLSPFMPFVTEELFQRLPRRTPQAAPSLCVTPYPEPLECSWKDPEAEAAFELALSITRAVRSLRADYNLTRIRPDCFLEVADETTGAQASAVSAYVQTLASAGVVAVLALGAPAPQGCAVALASDRCSVHLQLQGLVDPARELGKLQAKRGEVQRQAQRLQERRAAPGYPAKVPLNVQEADKAKLQQTEAELRKVDEAIALFKKML, encoded by the exons ATGTCCATCCTCTACGTCTCCCCTCACCCAGACGCCTTCCCCAGCCTCCGAGCCCTCATAGCCGCCCGCTATGGGGAGGCTGGAGAGGGTCCCGGATGGGGGGGTGCCCACCCTCGCATCTGTCTTCAGCCCCCCCCGACCAGCAGGACTCCCTTTCCCCCACCCCGCCTGCCCGCCCTGGAGCAAGGGCCAGGTGGGCTCTGGGTGTGGGGGGCCACAGCTGTGGCGCAGCTGCTGTGGCCAGCAGGCCTGGGGGGCCCTGGGGGTAGCCAGGCAGCAGTCCTTGTCCAACAGTGGGTCAGTTATGCCGACACGGAGCTCATACCAGCTGCCTGTGGGGCAACACTGCCAGCCCTGGGACTCCgaagctctgcccaggacccccaG GCCGCACTAGGGGCCCTGGGCCGGGCCCTGAGCCCCTTGGAGGAGTGGCTTCGGCTGCACACTTACCTGGCTGGGGAGGCCCCCACTCTGGCTGACCTGGCAGCTGTCACAGCCTTGCTGCTGCCTTTCCGATAC GTCCTAGACCCCTCAGCCCGCCGGATCTGGGGTAACGTGACTCGCTGGTTTATCACGTGTGTCCAGCAGCCAGAATTCCGGGCCGTGCTGGGAGAGGTGGTTCTGTACTCAGGGGCCAGGCCCCTCTCCCAACAGACAG GCCCTGAGGCTCCTGCACCCCCAAAGACAGCTGCTCAGCTCAAGAAAGAGGCAAAGAAACGGGAAAAGCTAGAGAAATTCCAACAGAAGCAGAAGATCCAACAGCAGCCACCTTCAGGGGAG AAGAAACCCAAACCAGAGAAGAAGGAGAAACGGGATCCTGGGGTCATTACCTATGACATCCCAACCCCACCTGGCGAAAAGAAAG ATGTCAGCGGCACCATGCCCGACtcctacagccctcagtatgtgGAGGCTGCCTGGTACCCTTGGTGGGAGCAGCAGGGCTTCTTCAAACCAGAGTATGGG cGTTCCAGTGTGTCAGCACCAAATCCCCAAGGCGTCTTCATGATGTGCATTCCACCCCCCAATGTGACGGGCTCCCTGCACCTGGGCCATGCGCTCACCAACGCCATCCAGGACTCTCTAACCCGATG GCATCGCATGCGTGGGGAGACCACCCTGTGGAACCCTGGCTGTGACCACGCGGGCATTGCCACTCAGGTGGTGGTGGAAAAGAAACTGTGGCATGAGCAGGGGCTGAGCCGACACCAGCTGggccgccaggcctttctgcaggaggtctggaagtggaaggagga GAAAGGTGACCGGATTTACCACCAGCTGAAAAAGCTCGGCAGCTCCTTGGACTGGGATCGAGCCTGTTTCACCATGGACCCT AAACTCTCAGCAGCTGTGACAGAGGCCTTTGTCCGGCTCCACGAGGAAGGAGTCATCTATCGCAGCACCCGTCTTGTCAACTGGTCCTGTACCCTCAACTCCGCCATCTCTGACATCGAG GTGGATAAGAAGGAGTTGCCGGGCCGCACGCTGCTCTCCGTGCCTGGCTACAAGGAGAAGGTGGAGTTTggggtccttgtctcctttgccTACAAGGTCCAAGGCTCAG ACAATGGCGAGGAGGTGGTGGTGGCAACAACTCGAATTGAGACGATGCTGGGCGACGTGGCTGTGGCTGTGCATCCCAAAGATCCCAGATACCAG CACCTAAAGGGGAAGAGTGTCGTCCACCCGTTCTTGTCTCGGAGTCTCCCCATTATCTTTGATGATTTTGTGGACATGGAGTTTGGCACAG GTGCGGTGAAGATCACTCCTGCACACGACCAGAATGACTATGACGTTGGGCAGCGGCACGGGCTGGAGGCCATCAGCATCATGGACTCGCGTGGGGCCCTCATCAACGTGCCCCCACCTTTCCTG GGCTTGCCCAGGTTTGAGGCCAGGAAGGCAGTGCTGGCGTCACTGAAGGAACAGGGATTGTTCCGGGACATAAAGGACAACCCCATGGTGGTACCGCTTTGCAA CCGTTCCAAGGATGTGGTGGAGCCTCTGCTTCGGCCACAGTGGTATGTGCGCTGCGGGGAGATGGCCCAGGCTGCCAGTGCTGCCGTTACGAGGGGTGACCTCCGCATCTTGCCCGAGGCCCATCAGCGGACGTGGCATGCCTGGATGGACAACATTCG GGACTGGTGCATCTCCCGGCAGCTGTGGTGGGGCCATCGCATCCCAGCTTACTTCATCACCATCGATGACCCTGCTGTGCCCCCTGGGGAG GACCCTGATGAGCGGTACTGGGTGAGTGGGCGCAACGAGggagaggccctggagaaggcGGCCAAGGAGTTTGGCATGTCTCCTGACAAGATCAGTCTCCAGCAAG ATGAGGATGTGCTGGATACGTGGTTCTCCtctggcctcttccctttctccatCCTAGGCTGGCCTAACCAG TCAGAAGACCTGAGTGTGTTTTACCCGGGGACACTGCTGGAGACGGGCCACGACATCCTGTTTTTCTGGGTAGCCCGGATGGTCATGCTTGGCCTGAAGCTCACTGGCAGGCTACCCTTCCGAGAG GTCTACCTCCATGCCATCGTGCGAGATGCCCATGGCCGGAAGATGAGCAAGTCTCTAGGCAATGTCATCGACCCCCTGGATGTCATCCTTGGAGTCTCCCTGCAG GGGCTCCATGACCAGTTACTGAACAGCAACCTGGATCCCAGTGAGGTGGAGAAGGCTAAAGAAGGGCAG AAGGCAGACTTCCCGGCAGGGATTCCTGAGTGTGGCACCGATGCCCTCCGGTTTGGACTCTGTGCCTACACGTCCCAAG GCCGTGACATCAACCTGGATGTGAACCGGATATTGGGTTACCGCCACTTCTGCAACAAGCTCTGGAACGCCACCAAGTTCTCCCTCCGGGGCCTTGGGAAGGACTTTGTGCCCTCACCCACCTCTGAG CCTGGAGGCCACGAGAGCTTGGTGGACCGTTGGATCCGCAGCCGGCTGACTGAAGCCGTGAGGCTCAGCAACCAAGGTTTCCAGGCCTACGATTTCCCAGCTGTCACCACCGCCCAGTATAGCTTCTGGCTCTATGAGCTCTGTGACGTCTACCTG GAGTGCCTGAAGCCTGTGCTGAATGGGGCAGACCAGGTGGCAGTTGACTGTGCCCGCCAGACCCTCTACACCTGCCTGGACGTTGGCCTGCGGCTGCTCTCACCCTTCATGCCCTTCGTGACTGAGGAGCTGTTCCAGCGGCTGCCTCGGCGGACTCCACAAGCTGCCCCTAGCCTCTGTGTTACTCCCTACCCAGAGCCCTTGGAG TGCTCCTGGAAGGACCCTGAGGCGGAAGCCGCCTTTGAGCTGGCACTAAGCATCACGAGAGCTGTGCGTTCCCTGCGTGCTGACTACAACCTCACCCGCATCCGGCCAGACT GTTTCCTGGAAGTAGCTGACGAGACCACAGGTGCCCAGGCCTCCGCCGTGTCAGCCTACGTGCAGACTTTGGCCAGCGCGGGAGTGGTAGCTGTCCTGGCCCTGGGGGCTCCTGCTCCACAGGGCTGTGCTGTGGCCCTGGCCTCTGACCGCTGCTCCGTCCAcctgcagctgcaggggctggtggacCCAGCCCGAGAGCTGGGCAAGCTGCAGGCCAAGCGTGGGGAGGTGCAGCGGCAAGCCCAGCGTCTGCAGGAGCGCCGTGCTGCCCCGGGCTACCCAGCCAAGGTTCCCCTCAACGTCCAGGAGGCAGACAAAGCCAAG CTCCAACAGACAGAAGCAGAGCTCAGGAAGGTGGATGAGGCCATTGCCCTATTCAAGAAGATGCTGTGA
- the VARS1 gene encoding valine--tRNA ligase isoform X1, which translates to MSILYVSPHPDAFPSLRALIAARYGEAGEGPGWGGAHPRICLQPPPTSRTPFPPPRLPALEQGPGGLWVWGATAVAQLLWPAGLGGPGGSQAAVLVQQWVSYADTELIPAACGATLPALGLRSSAQDPQAALGALGRALSPLEEWLRLHTYLAGEAPTLADLAAVTALLLPFRYVLDPSARRIWGNVTRWFITCVQQPEFRAVLGEVVLYSGARPLSQQTGPEAPAPPKTAAQLKKEAKKREKLEKFQQKQKIQQQPPSGEQKKPKPEKKEKRDPGVITYDIPTPPGEKKDVSGTMPDSYSPQYVEAAWYPWWEQQGFFKPEYGRSSVSAPNPQGVFMMCIPPPNVTGSLHLGHALTNAIQDSLTRWHRMRGETTLWNPGCDHAGIATQVVVEKKLWHEQGLSRHQLGRQAFLQEVWKWKEEKGDRIYHQLKKLGSSLDWDRACFTMDPKLSAAVTEAFVRLHEEGVIYRSTRLVNWSCTLNSAISDIEVDKKELPGRTLLSVPGYKEKVEFGVLVSFAYKVQGSDNGEEVVVATTRIETMLGDVAVAVHPKDPRYQHLKGKSVVHPFLSRSLPIIFDDFVDMEFGTGAVKITPAHDQNDYDVGQRHGLEAISIMDSRGALINVPPPFLGLPRFEARKAVLASLKEQGLFRDIKDNPMVVPLCNRSKDVVEPLLRPQWYVRCGEMAQAASAAVTRGDLRILPEAHQRTWHAWMDNIRDWCISRQLWWGHRIPAYFITIDDPAVPPGEDPDERYWVSGRNEGEALEKAAKEFGMSPDKISLQQDEDVLDTWFSSGLFPFSILGWPNQSEDLSVFYPGTLLETGHDILFFWVARMVMLGLKLTGRLPFREVYLHAIVRDAHGRKMSKSLGNVIDPLDVILGVSLQGLHDQLLNSNLDPSEVEKAKEGQKADFPAGIPECGTDALRFGLCAYTSQGRDINLDVNRILGYRHFCNKLWNATKFSLRGLGKDFVPSPTSEPGGHESLVDRWIRSRLTEAVRLSNQGFQAYDFPAVTTAQYSFWLYELCDVYLECLKPVLNGADQVAVDCARQTLYTCLDVGLRLLSPFMPFVTEELFQRLPRRTPQAAPSLCVTPYPEPLECSWKDPEAEAAFELALSITRAVRSLRADYNLTRIRPDCFLEVADETTGAQASAVSAYVQTLASAGVVAVLALGAPAPQGCAVALASDRCSVHLQLQGLVDPARELGKLQAKRGEVQRQAQRLQERRAAPGYPAKVPLNVQEADKAKLQQTEAELRKVDEAIALFKKML; encoded by the exons ATGTCCATCCTCTACGTCTCCCCTCACCCAGACGCCTTCCCCAGCCTCCGAGCCCTCATAGCCGCCCGCTATGGGGAGGCTGGAGAGGGTCCCGGATGGGGGGGTGCCCACCCTCGCATCTGTCTTCAGCCCCCCCCGACCAGCAGGACTCCCTTTCCCCCACCCCGCCTGCCCGCCCTGGAGCAAGGGCCAGGTGGGCTCTGGGTGTGGGGGGCCACAGCTGTGGCGCAGCTGCTGTGGCCAGCAGGCCTGGGGGGCCCTGGGGGTAGCCAGGCAGCAGTCCTTGTCCAACAGTGGGTCAGTTATGCCGACACGGAGCTCATACCAGCTGCCTGTGGGGCAACACTGCCAGCCCTGGGACTCCgaagctctgcccaggacccccaG GCCGCACTAGGGGCCCTGGGCCGGGCCCTGAGCCCCTTGGAGGAGTGGCTTCGGCTGCACACTTACCTGGCTGGGGAGGCCCCCACTCTGGCTGACCTGGCAGCTGTCACAGCCTTGCTGCTGCCTTTCCGATAC GTCCTAGACCCCTCAGCCCGCCGGATCTGGGGTAACGTGACTCGCTGGTTTATCACGTGTGTCCAGCAGCCAGAATTCCGGGCCGTGCTGGGAGAGGTGGTTCTGTACTCAGGGGCCAGGCCCCTCTCCCAACAGACAG GCCCTGAGGCTCCTGCACCCCCAAAGACAGCTGCTCAGCTCAAGAAAGAGGCAAAGAAACGGGAAAAGCTAGAGAAATTCCAACAGAAGCAGAAGATCCAACAGCAGCCACCTTCAGGGGAG CAGAAGAAACCCAAACCAGAGAAGAAGGAGAAACGGGATCCTGGGGTCATTACCTATGACATCCCAACCCCACCTGGCGAAAAGAAAG ATGTCAGCGGCACCATGCCCGACtcctacagccctcagtatgtgGAGGCTGCCTGGTACCCTTGGTGGGAGCAGCAGGGCTTCTTCAAACCAGAGTATGGG cGTTCCAGTGTGTCAGCACCAAATCCCCAAGGCGTCTTCATGATGTGCATTCCACCCCCCAATGTGACGGGCTCCCTGCACCTGGGCCATGCGCTCACCAACGCCATCCAGGACTCTCTAACCCGATG GCATCGCATGCGTGGGGAGACCACCCTGTGGAACCCTGGCTGTGACCACGCGGGCATTGCCACTCAGGTGGTGGTGGAAAAGAAACTGTGGCATGAGCAGGGGCTGAGCCGACACCAGCTGggccgccaggcctttctgcaggaggtctggaagtggaaggagga GAAAGGTGACCGGATTTACCACCAGCTGAAAAAGCTCGGCAGCTCCTTGGACTGGGATCGAGCCTGTTTCACCATGGACCCT AAACTCTCAGCAGCTGTGACAGAGGCCTTTGTCCGGCTCCACGAGGAAGGAGTCATCTATCGCAGCACCCGTCTTGTCAACTGGTCCTGTACCCTCAACTCCGCCATCTCTGACATCGAG GTGGATAAGAAGGAGTTGCCGGGCCGCACGCTGCTCTCCGTGCCTGGCTACAAGGAGAAGGTGGAGTTTggggtccttgtctcctttgccTACAAGGTCCAAGGCTCAG ACAATGGCGAGGAGGTGGTGGTGGCAACAACTCGAATTGAGACGATGCTGGGCGACGTGGCTGTGGCTGTGCATCCCAAAGATCCCAGATACCAG CACCTAAAGGGGAAGAGTGTCGTCCACCCGTTCTTGTCTCGGAGTCTCCCCATTATCTTTGATGATTTTGTGGACATGGAGTTTGGCACAG GTGCGGTGAAGATCACTCCTGCACACGACCAGAATGACTATGACGTTGGGCAGCGGCACGGGCTGGAGGCCATCAGCATCATGGACTCGCGTGGGGCCCTCATCAACGTGCCCCCACCTTTCCTG GGCTTGCCCAGGTTTGAGGCCAGGAAGGCAGTGCTGGCGTCACTGAAGGAACAGGGATTGTTCCGGGACATAAAGGACAACCCCATGGTGGTACCGCTTTGCAA CCGTTCCAAGGATGTGGTGGAGCCTCTGCTTCGGCCACAGTGGTATGTGCGCTGCGGGGAGATGGCCCAGGCTGCCAGTGCTGCCGTTACGAGGGGTGACCTCCGCATCTTGCCCGAGGCCCATCAGCGGACGTGGCATGCCTGGATGGACAACATTCG GGACTGGTGCATCTCCCGGCAGCTGTGGTGGGGCCATCGCATCCCAGCTTACTTCATCACCATCGATGACCCTGCTGTGCCCCCTGGGGAG GACCCTGATGAGCGGTACTGGGTGAGTGGGCGCAACGAGggagaggccctggagaaggcGGCCAAGGAGTTTGGCATGTCTCCTGACAAGATCAGTCTCCAGCAAG ATGAGGATGTGCTGGATACGTGGTTCTCCtctggcctcttccctttctccatCCTAGGCTGGCCTAACCAG TCAGAAGACCTGAGTGTGTTTTACCCGGGGACACTGCTGGAGACGGGCCACGACATCCTGTTTTTCTGGGTAGCCCGGATGGTCATGCTTGGCCTGAAGCTCACTGGCAGGCTACCCTTCCGAGAG GTCTACCTCCATGCCATCGTGCGAGATGCCCATGGCCGGAAGATGAGCAAGTCTCTAGGCAATGTCATCGACCCCCTGGATGTCATCCTTGGAGTCTCCCTGCAG GGGCTCCATGACCAGTTACTGAACAGCAACCTGGATCCCAGTGAGGTGGAGAAGGCTAAAGAAGGGCAG AAGGCAGACTTCCCGGCAGGGATTCCTGAGTGTGGCACCGATGCCCTCCGGTTTGGACTCTGTGCCTACACGTCCCAAG GCCGTGACATCAACCTGGATGTGAACCGGATATTGGGTTACCGCCACTTCTGCAACAAGCTCTGGAACGCCACCAAGTTCTCCCTCCGGGGCCTTGGGAAGGACTTTGTGCCCTCACCCACCTCTGAG CCTGGAGGCCACGAGAGCTTGGTGGACCGTTGGATCCGCAGCCGGCTGACTGAAGCCGTGAGGCTCAGCAACCAAGGTTTCCAGGCCTACGATTTCCCAGCTGTCACCACCGCCCAGTATAGCTTCTGGCTCTATGAGCTCTGTGACGTCTACCTG GAGTGCCTGAAGCCTGTGCTGAATGGGGCAGACCAGGTGGCAGTTGACTGTGCCCGCCAGACCCTCTACACCTGCCTGGACGTTGGCCTGCGGCTGCTCTCACCCTTCATGCCCTTCGTGACTGAGGAGCTGTTCCAGCGGCTGCCTCGGCGGACTCCACAAGCTGCCCCTAGCCTCTGTGTTACTCCCTACCCAGAGCCCTTGGAG TGCTCCTGGAAGGACCCTGAGGCGGAAGCCGCCTTTGAGCTGGCACTAAGCATCACGAGAGCTGTGCGTTCCCTGCGTGCTGACTACAACCTCACCCGCATCCGGCCAGACT GTTTCCTGGAAGTAGCTGACGAGACCACAGGTGCCCAGGCCTCCGCCGTGTCAGCCTACGTGCAGACTTTGGCCAGCGCGGGAGTGGTAGCTGTCCTGGCCCTGGGGGCTCCTGCTCCACAGGGCTGTGCTGTGGCCCTGGCCTCTGACCGCTGCTCCGTCCAcctgcagctgcaggggctggtggacCCAGCCCGAGAGCTGGGCAAGCTGCAGGCCAAGCGTGGGGAGGTGCAGCGGCAAGCCCAGCGTCTGCAGGAGCGCCGTGCTGCCCCGGGCTACCCAGCCAAGGTTCCCCTCAACGTCCAGGAGGCAGACAAAGCCAAG CTCCAACAGACAGAAGCAGAGCTCAGGAAGGTGGATGAGGCCATTGCCCTATTCAAGAAGATGCTGTGA
- the LSM2 gene encoding U6 snRNA-associated Sm-like protein LSm2 — MLFYSFFKSLVGKDVVVELKNDLSICGTLHSVDQYLNIKLTDISVTDPEKYPHMLSVKNCFIRGSVVRYVQLPADEVDTQLLQDAARKEALQQKQ; from the exons ATG CTCTTCTATTCCTTTTTCAAGTCCCTTGTTGGAAAGGATGTGGTCGTGGAACTAAAAAATGACCTGAG CATCTGTGGAACACTCCATTCTGTGGATCAG tATCTCAACATCAAACTAACTGATATCAGCGTCACAGACCCTGAGAAATACCCTCACATG TTGTCAGTGAAGAACTGCTTCATCCGGGGCTCGGTGGTCCGCTATGTGCAGTTGCCAGCAGATGAGGTTGACACACAGTTGCTCCAGGATGCAGCAAGGAAGGAGGCCCTGCAGCAGAAACAGTGA